In Excalfactoria chinensis isolate bCotChi1 chromosome 3, bCotChi1.hap2, whole genome shotgun sequence, one DNA window encodes the following:
- the SMIM26 gene encoding small integral membrane protein 26, protein MRAAVWNARSALLYSIGGWTMLGGVLHYNYKNSGGAEDGYENKSDDKADEERSRNVVVTNAPLGIQLTTVTTYHKELPPLTRFLRRVTAYFSAGSSPPPSES, encoded by the exons ATGCGGGCGGCGGTGTGGAACGCGCGCTCGGCGCTGCTGTACTCGATAGGCGGCTGGACCATGCTGGGGGGCGTGCTGCACTACAACTACAAGAACAGCGGCGGAGCCGAGGACGGCTACG AGAACAAAAGCGATGATAAGGCGGACGAAGAGCGCTCCAGAAATGTGGTGGTCACAAACGCACCCCTAGGGATACAGCTCACCACGGTAACGACGTACCACAAGGAATTGCCTCCTCTCACGCGGTTTCTCCGCCGTGTGACAGCCTACTTTAGTGCCGGCAGCAGCCCTCCCccctccgagagctga